The DNA region AAGCACACGCTGTCGGAGTTACACATCGCCACATCAAGTCGGCGAGGGGAATTGTCGACAGAGAACTGCGTTCGAAGATTATGGATTTCGGTCTGGTGACCGTTCAGGGTGGTGAGATGCTTACCAAACCTGTCCGCAACGGACTTGGCAGTCGATCTCAAGAAAGGAGACTGGCTGGTGCCAGTCTCCTCAGAAACTAGACCCGCGCCAGAGTTGACGCGGGTTTCATTATCTCAGTGTCAGTACGACTTGCGGTAGCCGCCGCCACCACCACCGTTGCGGTCGCCATTTTGGACGCGTGGCTTCGCTTCGTTGACATTCAACGCGCGGCCATTCATGTCCTGGCCATTGAGACCACTAATGGCAGCAGAAGCCTCGGTCTGTCCCGACATCTCGACAAAGGCGAACCCTTTTGGTTGGCCGCTGTCTCTGTCAGTAATAACCTTGACGCTTGTGACTTCACCATAGCCCTCGAAGGCTTGGCGTAACTGATCTTCTGTCGTATCATACGACATGTTACCGATGTAGATATTCATTCTACACTCCATAGTTGCTTATCCCGAAGTGAACTGCTTTCAGTGAAGTCAGATTCTTCAAGATAAATAAAATGTTGCGCATGATTGCGCGATCAATTCGAGATTAAGCTTTAACGGAGAGTTGATTAGGACAAAACTACGAGAAAGGTCGAGCTCAAATTTAAACTAACTACACATTATATCGGATCTTTCGACAAAAACCTACAGCTATTTTTGCAGAATGCAGTTTATTTTTCGATTTACTCCCACAGAGATCAAGAAGAACAGTCACCTTTTCGTTGTGTGTCGTCGGAACCTTTTGAAAAACCTGGTCTGAAAGTTAAGGGTGTTTCCCGTCAGCATAAAGTGGACACGTAGAGCTGTACTGCCCCCTTTAGCTAAACTGATCTGAAGAGAGTTTTGCGGCTGAGGTTTCAGGAGTGCTCCCACAGGGAAGTTCAAACTCATTCAGCGCTCGTATTGCGAAGCCTTCTAACAAAGTCTCTCCAGCTAATCCCTTTTTGCTCTGGAACCATACTCTCAATGAATCGCTGGGACAAAGCCAAGATGCAATGGGCGTTTCCCTGAAATCAACCCCGCCTACAAATCAATGCGTGGTATTCTCGCTTAGGTGACCGACAATAGACTTTTTATGTAAGGATATATACGTGACAGAAAACCTGATGTGCAATATCTAGTTCGAGA from Candidatus Zixiibacteriota bacterium includes:
- a CDS encoding RNA-binding protein, which translates into the protein MNIYIGNMSYDTTEDQLRQAFEGYGEVTSVKVITDRDSGQPKGFAFVEMSGQTEASAAISGLNGQDMNGRALNVNEAKPRVQNGDRNGGGGGGYRKSY